The Pan troglodytes isolate AG18354 chromosome 1, NHGRI_mPanTro3-v2.0_pri, whole genome shotgun sequence genome includes a region encoding these proteins:
- the LOC129137504 gene encoding LOW QUALITY PROTEIN: unconventional prefoldin RPB5 interactor 1-like (The sequence of the model RefSeq protein was modified relative to this genomic sequence to represent the inferred CDS: inserted 2 bases in 1 codon; substituted 1 base at 1 genomic stop codon): MEAPTVETPPDPSPPSAPAPAPVRLRAPDVARLREEQEKXKKVDNDYNALRERLSTLPDKLSYNIMVPFGPFAFMPGKLVHTNEVTVLLGDNWFAKGSAKQAVGLVEHWKEHVRKTIDDLKKVMKNFESRVEFTEDLQKMSDAAGDIVDIREEIKCDFEFKAKHRIAHKPHSKPKTSDIFEADIANDVKSKDLLADKELWARLEELERKEELLGELDSKPDTVIANGEDTTSSEEEKEDRNTNVNAMHQVTDSHTPCHKDVASSEPFSGQVNSQLNCSVKGSSSYHSDDDDDDDDDDDDDDDNIDDNDGDNDHEALGVGDNSIPTIYFSHTVEPKRVRINTGKNTTLKFSEKKEEAKRKXKNSTGSGHSAQELPTIRTPADIYRAFVDVVNGEYVPRKSILKSRSRENSVCSDTSESSAAEFDDRRGVLRSISCEEATCSDTSESILEEEPQENQKKLLPLSVTPEAFSGTVLEKEFVSPSLTPHPAIAHPALPTIPERKEVLLEASEETGKRVSKFKAARLQQKN; encoded by the exons ATGGAGGCGCCCACCGTGGAGACGCCCCCTGACCCCTCGCCCCCTTCGGCCCCGGCCCCTGCCCCGGTTCGGTTGCGCGCCCCGGATGTGGCGCGGCTGCGCGAGGagcaggaaaa gaagaaggtaGATAATGACTATAATGCCCTTCGAGAAAGACTCAGCACCTTGCCTGATAAATTGTCTTATAATATAATGGTACCATTTGGCCCTTTTGCCTTCATGCCAGGAAAACTTGTCCATACTAATGAAGTCACTGTTTTACTGGGGGACAACTGGTTTGCAAAGGGCTCAGCAAAGCAGGCTGTAGGTTTAGTTGAGCACTGGAAAGAACATGTAAGAAAAACAATAGATGACTTAAAAAAAGTGATGAAAAATTTTGAATCCAGAGTTGAATTCACAGAAGATTTGCAGAAAATGAGCGATGCTGCAGGTGATATTGTTGACATACGAGAAGAAATTAAATGTGACTTCGAATTTAAAGCAAAACACCGAATTGCTCATAAACCGCATTCCAAACCAAAAACTTCAGATATTTTTGAAGCAGATATTGCAAATGATGTGAAATCCAAGGATTTGCTAGCTGATAAAGAACTGTGGGCTCGACTTGAAGAactagagagaaaggaagaattgcTGGGTGAACTTGATAGTAAGCCTGATACTGTGATTGCAAATGGAGAAGATACGACATCTtctgaagaggaaaaggaagatcgTAACACAAATGTGAATGCGATGCATCAAGTAACAGACTCTCATACTCCTTGTCATAAGGATGTTGCAAGTTCAGAACCATTCAGTGGTCAAGTGAATAGTCAGTTGAACTGTTCAGTGAAGGGTTCCAGTTCTTAccacagtgatgatgatgatgatgatgatgatgatgatgatgacgacgaCGACAACATTGACGacaatgatggtgataatgaccATGAGGCTTTAGGGGTTGGAGATAATTCTATACCAACAATATATTTTTCACATACTGTTGAGCCTAAGAGGGTCCGAATAAATACTGGAAAGAATACCACTTTAAAAttcagtgaaaagaaagaagaagccaAACGTAAATGAAAGAACAGCACTGGCAGTGGCCACTCTGCCCAGGAGCTGCCGACCATCAGGACGCCTGCAGACATTTACAGAGCCTTTGTTGATGTTGTGAATGGAGAATATGTCCCTCGCAAATCCATCCTGAAGTCTCGAAGTAGAGAGAATAGTGTGTGTAGCGACACCAGTGAAAGCAGTGCTGCTGAATTTGATGATAGGCGGGGAGTTTTGAGGAGTATCAGCTGCGAAGAAGCCACTTGCAGTGACACCAGTGAGAGCATTTTGGAAGAGGAACCacaagaaaatcaaaagaaacttttgcCCTTATCAGTAACACCTGAGGCTTTTTCTGGAACTGTTTTGGAAAAAGAATTTGTATCACCTTCCttaacaccacacccagccattgcTCATCCTGCACTACCCACTATTCCAGAACGAAAGGAAGTTCTGTTGGAAGCATCAGAAGAAACtggaaagagggtttcaaagttTAAAGCTGCCAGATTGCAACAGAAAAACTAG